Within Anolis sagrei isolate rAnoSag1 chromosome 3, rAnoSag1.mat, whole genome shotgun sequence, the genomic segment gaaaagaaaagaaataaagatacTGGATGTGTTCCTTGTTCTATTTTCCCCATTGATAATGATTAGGTTTCCAGCTTCAATTGCAGGGTTCTAAATGAATTGCTTGGAGTATTGAAATGAGCTGACTAATTGAGTATGGACATGTCAATTTGCAAATCCATAGGAGATCTGCTCAAAACCTGTTTTCACACAGTATGATAGTTAGGATGGGTGATGGTGTGAGAAAGTAAAGCACTATTCCCCATTTCTTGACCTCAGAGAAAAATGTGTCTTCACTGGTGTAAGCTCAGCAGGTCAGTCACTCTCCTGCCAGCTTCCTTCCTACCCTTTCCTTCATAAATGGAGGAGATGTTCTTCATTGCCTTGCAGGATGAAGGCAATGAAGAACATGAGAATTCTATCATATATTGCCTTCTGACCCAGTTTTCTTAAGGGAAAAGGCATACTGAAATTCATGCACAACAACACCAACTGATATTCAGGAACATCCAGACTTTAGACCTATGAAGACAGTACAAAGGATTTGGTGATCTTCAGGATTCCATTTCCCATTAGCCCCAGACAGTCTAGGTGATGGTGAGGTGTAATGGGAATAGCCATTCCACACTTGGAGAGCCACAGATTCCCAGTCATTGCTATAAAGCATAAGTCTAACCATCTGTCTTTTCCTAAAGTTGGCTTCCACCTTCAGAACAGTAGGCCTTTCCAACCCTTCCAGTagggttgaaagagaccacaagggccatccagtccaatttcctgccatgcaagaatgcacaattaaaacatttctgACAAATGTCCATCTAGtgtctgcttaaaagcttccaaagaagaatacTCTACCAATGCATCCCAAGATGCAATTTGATGGGAAAGGTTGAGAGGGAAATTCAAAGTTCCAaagttttggggggtttttttgtttgtttttgttttgttttttatttttttaattcctgctttggggggggggggggaggtgatagTGGTTTGCAAGGCTAGCAACTCTTTggagacagcttggaaaacttaaACTAATTAAGAGTGCCGTCCGGAAGAGAATGCCCATTACTCACCATGCACAGTCTGAAACCCCAGAAGAACATCACAGTATTAAACTTCAAAAAGGATTGTTTCCATAGTAAGTATAAGATATTTTAAGGAAAATATGTCATGGCCATGGTAATACACAACCATTCTAAAGCTCCTGAGACTATGATAAATGAAGTCTGGTGCCTGATGTCTGGAAGAAGGAGCTGAATATCAAACTAAAAGCTAAAGCTGTTGTGCTAGAAACGTATTTAACTTGTTGATGCAAATgtatcagaaatatatatttatgttCTGCCCTTATGTGAAATCAATTTATGCACCAGGATAAGATTTAGAGTGGATACTTAGTCCCATGAATAATTTGTCATTCAGAGTGACTCGTACTTTTTTTGTAAAAACCATTGAACAGGAAATTAAATGGTGCATGTTTTTAAAAGGTCAAGTCATTCCCAATTGgactctttctttcattttttttttgtttcagaagaTGTGGTCAAAAGCTAGCCTTGAAGATGTAGGTTTTGGTAGTTTTACATAtcttttgtgtgttttattttatctttttcttgAATAACAATATATTGCTAAAAACTGGCCTTGCATCATGCTTATCCACTGACTTGCTTTCAGATCCCATGCATCTGCTGAGAACCACTTACTATTTCATCCTTTGTCTTCTTAAATCTGCAAAGAACCATTTttgaaaacgggggggggggggggggaatttttaTTGACAGTGGGATGGATGACTATCAAAATCATGCAAGATTTTCAATATTAAAAAGAGTTTTTGAAGAAAGCAGGATTAAATAGACTGAAAtagatttttatttcttctcaCACCTATTACACAGCAATCCCATGAATCTCTGTTTCCCCAACTACAGCCGAGTAAGGCTTGAGGCGTGTAGGGAGGGGGCAGTTTGAAGGACCACACAAAAGAGCTAGACTTTGTTGGAGCCACGTGGTCTGCCAGTCATTCATGTGAGGTGGTGGAGCAACAAGTTGTTGGGGCAGCTCCATTCTCTTCCTCTTGGTCTGCCTCATATTGCTGTTGAGGAAGTAGCTGGTTGAAGCTGCTAAAGACCGGGCTCCCTTCTTGCGCACCTCTTCCACATGTGAGCCAGGGTGGCTGAAGACTGGGCTCCCTCCTTTTACCAGGCTGGTGCTCGGCTGGGAAGGGGAACCATGTGGGCAGCCTTGTCAGCCTTCCTAGTGGTGTCGTTGGCCTTCAGCCCCTTGGAAGGGCCTTTCAGTGCAATTCCTGTGACGGTGCTGGCAGCACCCTTGACCTTTTGCCCCTTGGTGGGGTCTCTTTGGTGCATGCACCCACCACCATCCTTTTTGTTCACCCCCTCAAAGGGTCCTTACGGAGATGCTCCatacttcccccctcccccggaCCTCCCAGCGCTTCTGCCTCATATCCCACTGGACATTTCGCTCCCCTGGCAGGCAAGGAGTCTACATTTGAagtaggcagccattttgtggtaTCTTTGTTGAATCCTGAACTCATTGTTCTGGTGGCCCTTTTGTTCCATTAAACTTGGCTATTTCACTGGGTCTGGTAGATAATGTCATTAGGACATAGGCCACCACTTAGGGGTTTACTTCTTTTATTCACTTTTTTCCTAGTATAGCATGTCTTCCTATACTAGGGAGAACCAAAGGCTAAGATAACCCCGGCCAAATAGCCTCTTCCACAGATACCACAATTGAGAAGGGCACGGctgccagtgggggggggggggggtgtcttataTTGCTGCAAATGGAAAAATTTGAAAGGAGGCCTGGTACTCCTCCTCAGGCTTTGAGCTGGGCATTAGATTCAGCAGAGGCATTAAACAACATGGTTTCATCTCACCTTGGGGCTCCTGTGGATTGCTGGAGATCACCATTGGTGTCATTTGCAGCGGAGCATGTGTCAGATTACACATCAGGTGTCACAGATCTATCAAGTGTCTGTATCCAGCCTGGGTAGGGAGTGCGTTCCTTGGCCGGTGTGGGGGTTATTCTCAGCCCATGGAACAGACAATGTTATCAATTGGTAGGGAACATCAGGGAACCCAAGGGTCACTGGGGTTGTCTGAGCTACATGGGGATCCTGCTGTCCAGCCAGAGGCAGGGAAAATCAGTCAATCATAGTGAATACTCAAGTCTGATCCTCAGTTTGTGTGTATCTGCCTTCAGGGCACCTGCTTACTTACAGTGatgctatgaatttcatagggttttctttggcaaggaaaactcaggtagttttgccagttcctccctctGTAATTCAGTGCCTGGTATTCACtggtggtctctcattcatatgCTACTCAAGATTGATCCTGCTTAGTGTCTAAGGTCTGATGGGATCTAGTGCCATTAGGTTATTTAGGCCACAGATCCTTGGGGGAAGAAGCAGCATGAAAGAGCAGTTAAGATTTTAAACACCTGCAATAATATAAAGATGTTCGGCTGGGCTGAAATGATTTAAGTCTGCCTCCAAGGATCAGACATAAATACTTGAACCCCAGATGAACATCCTTATATTATCCCCAGGTGTTTCAAATCTTCTTAACAGCTCTTTTACACTGCTTGCAATGGTTGTTTTTAGAAGTTAtcactcttttgaaaaaaaatcaattttatgaAATTACTAACAATCTCCTTTGAAAAAGTGTTTTGTAGAAATTATATCCACATTTCACATGATGAACCAGACAGGTATGTTTCTTGATTCAAATCTTGTTCAACTTTAATATGAATCCAAAGATGTCAACTGTGATGCTTGTTTAAATCCAAGAAATAgccacaaaatattttaaagagggcaattaaaattgcttttaatgaGATCCACATTCATAACGAGGAACTGTATAGTTTATGGACATAACAGTCTATATTGACCTCTATCTCAAATGGCCTTGGTTTTATTCTTGACATTAACAATAAAGAGTTGTGGACAAGGAAACACTTTCCCCAAGTAAAAAAATGTGATGGTGATGATTTTAACTTTTTCCAGAGCTGGATAATGCACAACAATCAAATAGGCCCAACAAGCCTCGCCAAATGCAGTTTTTACTAGTGTGCTGTTTTTGCAACAGGGTTCTCGAAATATTAGTCATTTTCATGTTTCAGTTTATATATCTCCACTTAATGAACAAAAATAATGATGGCTTCTTTTATAAAGAGATTGACCACATTTAGTTGCTGAACTTCTTTAGgggtgtttttcattttaatgaaACTGACGCTTTTgtgacttggttttcaatatatAAAAGGTGTCAGTTTCAAAGTTGCTAAGCCCTGAGTAACGGGGTTTAGAAAAATCATTACCTTTTCTAAACCTTACCAGTCAGGCTAAGCACTATAATGTTAGAAAGATCTGATTGGTCTTTGATATTCTTATGTTACAATAACAAATATTAAATTTCATCCATCCAAAGCTGTACACATTAGATCACCAGACAATGCAGACAAGCCACTGATAGCCATTATTTTCATTATACAATTCCCATAGGGTTTTGGGTGATCATTACTGGAGTAAAAATGACTCAACTAGCTTGAGTGAGGTTCTGTATCAAGCAAAGCACTTTAAAAAATATCATAATATTCCTGCCTGCACTTCCTGATGACTGATGGAGAAAATTCAGTCGTGCTCAAAGATAGGAGATATTTCTCTTACTAGTTCATGGCTGGGGACGGATGGTACAACTGAAGAATTTTTGCAAAACACCCCTGAAAACATAACTATAAAAAGTAAGAAAGTAACTCACTCCCCAATTATTACAATGCTTTTGAAAAGTGACTTCATTGTGCCATTGCCACATACAAAGTAGGATGTTCACTGGCAGCTACAGTACATAAATCTGCAAGTTGTTATGTCCAAGTTTTTCATATGCTACATTCTTCATTATGTTAACCAGGAATGCTTGCAAGTCATCTCCATGCTTATCTTAATAGAGATGCACATATGTACCAGAAAATGGATAATTTCAAAAAGCCTGTTCCTTCTTTCAGAAGGTTCTCAAGCAgtgtgcccacaaccaaaaaatTATCTCTGCACAATTATAGTTGTATACACTTACATGTCTTCCCTTATTTGCCTCTTTTTCTAAGCCAAacagattcaatggccctttCTGCACTTTTCCCACCTCTAACGGAACAGAACTGTACACAACATTTGATATAGTTGCATTTTGGATATGTTTGGTCAGTATTTGTTTGGGCTGCATTATACTGACAGTTTGAGTTCTGTCAATATCGTAGATTTGTTTGGGCTGTTTTATATTGACAATTTCATTTCTAAGTTGTAATGATAATAGAATGCAAGAAGTTGAAGAAAGATAGAAGCAGGTCAAGAATTGTATTATGAATAAGCATAGAGATCAGGCCATAAGAAATTGAATACAAATGTCATACAGTATGTAAATTTAGAAGGGTTGTCTCCAAAAGGattaatatgtgaaagaaaataatcctcatggtggtggtgggaattgtaacttttgtgtttatgtatgtgtatgtcctaatatatatatatatattttaaaaagacaatttCATTTCTAAGTATATCCAATATGCAATGTGATATTTCAACTTTTCACAGCACACTGGAACAACATTTTCATTTAGTACTGCAAAATTAAAATTACTTTTTGACCAGTCATCACCACCTTGGTGTATGTATGaagttggttgttttgttttggttttgtttgttgtttttttgcctgAATGTGAATCAATATTACACTTGTTTATACTGAACTGCATTTGCCATTTTACCTTTCCCACATTTTGTAGATATCTCAGACACTTTCATTGCCCAAAATAATATGGCCTTATCAGCAACTCTAGCTAACTCACTTCTAAATGGATCATTTCTGAAGTTGAAAAGCACTGGCCCTAACACAGATGTTCCAAATTCATGTAAGGTAAATgcatgaaggagggagggagcaagccaGGACTGCCCCTGATGTCACAATTTCATACTGTTTTAACCatggtttaaaaataatttttaattcaTTTCTTACTTTTAACTCTTGTCAAATatgattattaatttttttttaaaaaaattgtaagcTGCCTTCAAATCCCACTTGGGatgaaggtggggtataaattcaATCAATCATTCATTTTCCAAACACCAAGGGTAACTTTCTGAATAAGAAAAGATTGGCTGTATCGTCTCTGAAGCTCAGCATGTGCTCTTGGCCAGTATCCATAGATAACACAGGCCGTTATGTTTAGAAAGTCACCTGCTGTATATGGAAAGTGATCAGAAACTCTAGCTACtccacttttcttcctttcacaTTTGCCCTGAACAGACTCCAAATGATAAACTAATATATTGTAACAACACTTAATTATGCTTTATTTGTGCATCTCAACATTATGTTTGTAAGAAGTGGTAATGAGATGTTACTTCAGATTCATGGAAACCTGAATGAATTCACAATTCTCCTGATTTGTTAATCAGAGAAATAAACAGACGGAAAATGAAAGGAAGCAGGGATGACTCCTTTAGGAAAGTCAAAATCAAAATgagtatacttacttacttattcaTTTACAgacaacaaataaaacataaactaATTTTCTAAAGCAGTAACAAAAGTGAGGCTCCATTTAAGAACATTTGATTCTTCTGATTGAAGTATTTGCCCTATATTATACGATGGAAAAGcccttttagaatcatagaatcaaagagttggaagaaacctcatgggccatccagtccaaccccctgccaagaagcaggaatattgcattcaaatcacccctgacagatggccatccagcctctgtttaaaagcttccaaagaaggagcctccaccacactccgggataGAGAGTTTTAGGTCTAACTAGTTCTATTAGATACCCAATATTTGAATTTATTTAATTAGAAGTTGTAAAACAGGATATTGAAGATGGTTTCTGGAAACAAAACAGGAATAAGCATATAAAATAGTcaagtcaaaaattatttaactttAATTCAAACTTTTTTTATTAAAGTATGAATGCCTTTATGTTGCAGAATagtttacatacatttaaaagcaataagcATATTTCAAGAGGCCCAAGTCCTCTTCGGTATCCCATGATCAATCTACATGCTGTAACACGGATCGCTCacatacatacacgcacacacatacacacaaacatacaaagtGTACATATTCACACACAATGGAACATACTTCTATAGCTATCTGTTTTGATTAGCTTTCTTTAAGGCTTCTGTAAGGTGCCCTAGTGCTCCTAACATTACCACGGTTTATGAAGAAGACGGTATAAAGGAGCAGCATTACCTGCAAACTATTAATCATCATTTGgcctttaaatgtgttttttaaaccAAGTTAAATTAGGAACCCTTTCATTCATGATCAGAAAGGGATTTCGGAATGCTAGTATGAGATTCAAATCAGAACAAACCATCTGAATTCAAATTTGATTCCAGGGGATTCTTGAATTTTCACTACAAGATGGCCAAGATCATTGTAGTAGCTCAACCCTGACCCTTGAGTGTAAGGGGcatctcataaaaatatggaattgAATAACAGTAGGACCGTAGTAGAACTGAAGTTCTCATTCCATGCCATGACTGAAAGACAACATGTAACACAGCCCAAGGTCTCAAATCCATTTCTCTCAACCTTCAGCAGCAACCCTGTCTACTGAATCAGGGATTCAAAGTGGATGAATTCACAAATTTCCCATACTTCATTCCACCTTTTGGTATCCctacaatatttaaaaaataataatggtgcTAATTGGAAGATGAGTGGATGCAGGTATGTTAAAAATGGTAAAAtgactaaaataaaatatatcatatGATTATAAGGTGAACATATAAACATCTTTGAATATTCAATCTGTGAAATGTTAATTAACGGTAGACTGTCAGCCTGCTTCCCTGAAAGGTTGCAGGTACCTATTTCAGTTTGGAGGTGATCAACAGGATGTGCTGCTGGCCACCAAACCATATTCAGCACTTTTCTGTAGAAACAGCACACACTTGCTAGCACATTAGATACTAGCAACCTCCAACATGTTCTTATTGTTAACTGCTCAGTGGATTTCAATAAGCAAATAGAAATAATTTATCATCCTTATGAAGTGAATCTGAACAGCAAGGGATAAAATGGGTCTGGAagataaaatgaacaaaaaaaaagaaaataagcttagtcacatttaaaaaacaacagcagcaaattTCATTGTGATGCAGTTATTATAAAGATGAATATATTTAAGGAATTTACTgaattgcttcttttattttattcagaAAAGCTGATCAGTCAGGTGTTGGGAGTTTCAATACTCCCAAACCGAACTGTTGCTTATTCATCCATATGCTTCTATTCCCAGGGCCATTTCTGCTTCCGCTTAACCGTCAACAGGGTCAAGTCAGCCATCGTCAGATTCCATTTCTTGAGACATTTCTTCGGAGGAGCTATTTCTGTGGATCCGGCCATCACTCTTCATGCTATGGAAAGTCTTCTTAAAGGCCTCCATCATGGCATGAGCCAACTTCTTGGCTTCTAGCTTGCTCTCACACTCTACAGCATGGCAGTCCATTTGATAGGACAAATCGTCGTTGATCTCCCGATAAACCCAAGCAAAAATGTTTGGGCTGACATTATGGTCGGCAGTGCAGTAAGCAATACGTGCAACCTGAAAGGTATCCATGTGGACAGTGGCCTCTCCTTTGAGGTCCAGATGATGAAGCCAAACTTGGAAGGGACGGATTTCCAGGAGGGCATTAGCTGGGAAGATGTCCTCTCTGGCGAGGGTGTGCTTCTTCCACAATTCAATGACTGGTTTCTCTGTACAACCTGACAAAAACTGCATTCCCGTTGTTGAAATTTTACCCAAATACGTAAcctgagaagagagaaagagagagaaacaaagtTTGTCAACTACACTTtttggtatttttattttaacatcTTGAGTTGTTTTTACAGAACTTCAGAAGAACCGCTCGTAATCTCAGTCAGATCTGGCTATATTTAGCAAAGGATCTTCAAAGCCCATGGTACATTGTATAACTCTCCAGTACATTCAGAGGCTAATCTTTCTATCTCTTAACAATACTACAAAAAATGAAGATTCAGACAATGAACAGGTGTGAATCACCCTTGCAGTGATCAAATGGTGTAGCTATATTTACTTAAGACAACAAAATATCAGAAATGTCATTGTCTCAAGAGAAAATGCACTTGCCTGTTTGgaactatttctgcttcattccaCTGATTGCTTCTTTGTctcatgacctcatcacatggctcAAAAtgagtgtcctaggacacttagaGTCAGCTTCAGGGAGTCCAAAAGCAGCGATTAGATGGTGCCTGTGGCTCCGTCTCCAATGGGGTAAAAGTGTTGCTAGACACTTTTCctgcaacacaggaggcttcccatcttGTGCTGGCTTCAGTGGAGGGCAatcctttccccatgtgatggggaaagcattgcaaGAGGGAGCTATGCGCGGGTTGATAGATTTGCCccattgctccctctttcctcagtAGAAGTCAGGTGAAGCAAGATGCTTCACCTGGCTTTTATGATAAGATGGTAGGAGTACATCAACAGAGGACACAAACTGTTCTTAGATGACTGCTTCACATCTTTCCTCCTATGACTTTACTGATATAGACTACTCCGATGATATCTATTGGTACATCAAGCCAAACTAATTATTACTGTAGCATAACAA encodes:
- the PID1 gene encoding PTB-containing, cubilin and LRP1-interacting protein — translated: MWQPATERLQHFQTMLKTKLNVLTLRKEPLPAVIFHEPEAIELCTTTPLMKTRAHAGCKVTYLGKISTTGMQFLSGCTEKPVIELWKKHTLAREDIFPANALLEIRPFQVWLHHLDLKGEATVHMDTFQVARIAYCTADHNVSPNIFAWVYREINDDLSYQMDCHAVECESKLEAKKLAHAMMEAFKKTFHSMKSDGRIHRNSSSEEMSQEMESDDG